A stretch of Nonomuraea africana DNA encodes these proteins:
- a CDS encoding Gfo/Idh/MocA family protein: protein MEDLRIGVIGLGLRTNLALSAHRPGKGSVVAALCDSDPAALKRQAEKFEAKILTEDYRELLDRKDIDAVIVMTPDDTHERIAVDALQAGKAVYLEKPLHITVEGCDNILRTAMRTGTRLYVGHNMRHMGVVRLMRDIIQKGVIGEPKTVWVRHFVSYGGDYYFKDWHADRTRTTGLLLQKAAHDLDVIHWLAGGYTTRVNALGDLMLYGDLPRREPGTPRPEGWLREFEWPPTERRNLNHVIDVEDVSVMNMRLDNGVIAAYQQCHFSPDYVRNYTVIGTEGRLENFGDGPGDTVKVWNTGPTSYRDDCDIAYKVPDAQGSHGGADTGIIGEFNRFVREGGITDTSPVAARMSVAAGYMATMSLRDGGMPYDVPPLDPELIAYFERGQV from the coding sequence GTGGAAGACCTGCGCATCGGAGTCATCGGCCTCGGGCTGCGAACCAACCTGGCGCTGTCGGCGCACCGGCCGGGCAAGGGCTCGGTCGTGGCCGCGCTGTGCGACTCCGACCCGGCAGCGCTCAAGCGTCAGGCCGAGAAGTTCGAGGCGAAGATCCTGACAGAGGACTACCGCGAACTGCTCGACAGGAAGGACATCGACGCCGTCATCGTGATGACGCCCGACGACACCCACGAGCGCATCGCGGTCGACGCGCTGCAGGCGGGCAAGGCGGTCTACCTGGAGAAGCCCCTTCACATCACCGTGGAGGGCTGCGACAACATCCTGCGGACCGCGATGCGGACCGGGACCCGGCTCTACGTGGGGCACAACATGCGCCACATGGGCGTGGTCCGCCTGATGCGCGACATCATCCAGAAGGGCGTCATCGGCGAGCCGAAGACCGTCTGGGTGCGCCACTTCGTCTCCTACGGCGGTGACTACTACTTCAAGGACTGGCACGCGGACCGCACCCGCACCACGGGCCTGCTCCTGCAGAAGGCCGCGCACGACCTCGACGTCATCCACTGGCTGGCGGGCGGCTACACCACCCGCGTCAACGCGCTCGGCGACCTGATGCTCTACGGCGACCTGCCGCGCCGCGAGCCCGGCACGCCGCGTCCCGAGGGCTGGCTGCGGGAGTTCGAGTGGCCGCCCACCGAGCGCAGGAACCTCAACCACGTCATCGACGTCGAGGACGTGTCGGTGATGAACATGCGCCTCGACAACGGGGTCATCGCCGCCTACCAGCAGTGCCACTTCAGCCCCGACTACGTGCGCAACTACACGGTCATCGGGACGGAGGGCCGCCTGGAGAACTTCGGCGACGGCCCAGGCGACACGGTGAAGGTCTGGAACACCGGACCGACCTCCTACCGCGACGACTGCGACATCGCCTACAAGGTGCCCGACGCGCAGGGCTCGCACGGCGGGGCGGACACCGGGATCATCGGGGAGTTCAACCGGTTCGTGCGGGAGGGCGGGATCACCGACACCTCGCCGGTGGCGGCCCGGATGAGCGTGGCGGCCGGGTACATGGCGACGATGTCGCTGCGTGACGGCGGCATGCCGTACGACGTGCCGCCGCTCGACCCCGAGCTCATCGCCTACTTCGAGCGCGGGCAGGTGTGA
- a CDS encoding carbohydrate ABC transporter permease, with translation MRPPWMERPTIAGRTLKFLVLTAITVAVLYPFGLALGTSLMGRAESIANGGAYVLFPSKPTFEAYAVILSGGAVTRSVLISIGITLAGTALSLVCTVFLGYALSRRGMLGGKPILLMVLATFLFTPGMIPSYLMVKELGMIDTYQALIAPVLVNAFNVVVVRAFFQNLPDELFEAAKMDGCSEWRMLWRIAIPLSKAVIAVVGLFYAVSYWNTFFNAILYLNDQSMHPIQVVLRQFIFRGGAASGMDVAIVRDLPASSIQMAVLVIALVPILLVYPFLQKYFTKGVLTGAIKG, from the coding sequence ATGAGGCCGCCGTGGATGGAGCGCCCGACCATCGCGGGCCGCACGCTGAAGTTCCTGGTCCTGACCGCCATCACGGTGGCCGTGCTGTACCCGTTCGGCCTGGCGCTCGGCACCAGCCTCATGGGCCGCGCGGAGAGCATCGCCAACGGCGGCGCCTACGTGCTCTTCCCCTCGAAGCCGACCTTCGAGGCCTACGCCGTGATCCTCTCAGGCGGCGCGGTCACCCGCTCGGTGCTGATCAGCATCGGCATCACGCTCGCCGGCACCGCCCTGAGCCTGGTCTGCACGGTCTTCCTCGGCTACGCGCTCTCGCGCAGGGGCATGCTCGGCGGCAAGCCGATCCTGCTGATGGTGCTGGCCACCTTCCTCTTCACCCCCGGCATGATCCCGAGCTACCTGATGGTCAAGGAGCTCGGCATGATCGACACCTACCAGGCGCTGATCGCGCCGGTGCTGGTCAACGCCTTCAACGTGGTCGTGGTCAGGGCGTTCTTCCAGAACCTGCCGGACGAGCTGTTCGAGGCGGCCAAGATGGACGGCTGCAGCGAGTGGCGGATGCTGTGGCGCATCGCGATCCCGCTGTCCAAGGCGGTCATCGCCGTGGTCGGCCTCTTCTACGCGGTGTCGTACTGGAACACCTTCTTCAACGCGATCCTCTACCTCAACGACCAGTCGATGCATCCCATCCAGGTCGTGCTGCGCCAGTTCATCTTCCGCGGCGGCGCCGCCTCCGGCATGGACGTCGCGATCGTCCGTGACCTGCCCGCCTCCTCCATCCAGATGGCGGTGCTGGTCATCGCGCTGGTCCCGATCCTGCTCGTCTACCCCTTCCTCCAGAAGTACTTCACCAAGGGCGTCCTGACCGGCGCCATCAAGGGCTGA
- a CDS encoding ABC transporter permease — translation MVASTAAARAEVLADARPQRRAIRDRLKRDWTLLALCVPGVLYFVVFFYVPLLGNVIAFKDYAPFLGINGSPWVGLDNFTALLAEPEFWSAVNNTLQITALQLLLYFPAPIALALLLNSLVGHRIKRFIQSVVYLPHFLSWVVVVAMFQQVIGGAGTVSGFLNSHGITIGNLMSNADTFKLLVTAQVIWKDCGWGTIIFLAAITAIDMSHYEAAAIDGADWKRRLWHVTLPGIRSVVLMMLILRLGDILSVGFEQMVLQRDAVGAGAAEVIDTYVYYHGIRDGDWGMSTAAGLMKGVIGAALIYAANKLAHRFGEQGIYR, via the coding sequence GTGGTCGCATCCACGGCAGCCGCCCGGGCGGAGGTCCTGGCGGACGCCCGCCCGCAGCGCCGGGCCATCAGAGACCGGCTGAAGCGCGACTGGACACTGCTGGCGCTGTGCGTGCCCGGAGTCCTGTACTTCGTGGTCTTCTTCTACGTCCCGCTTCTCGGGAACGTGATCGCGTTCAAGGACTACGCGCCGTTCCTGGGCATCAACGGCAGCCCGTGGGTGGGGCTGGACAACTTCACCGCGCTCCTGGCGGAGCCGGAGTTCTGGTCCGCGGTCAACAACACGCTGCAGATCACCGCCCTGCAGCTGCTGCTGTACTTCCCCGCGCCGATCGCGCTCGCGCTGCTGCTGAACTCCCTGGTCGGCCACCGCATCAAGCGGTTCATCCAGTCGGTCGTCTACCTGCCGCACTTCCTGTCCTGGGTCGTCGTGGTCGCGATGTTCCAGCAGGTCATCGGCGGCGCGGGCACCGTGAGCGGCTTCCTGAACTCCCACGGCATCACCATCGGCAACCTGATGTCCAACGCGGACACCTTCAAGCTGCTGGTGACCGCTCAGGTGATCTGGAAGGACTGCGGCTGGGGCACGATCATCTTCCTCGCCGCGATCACCGCCATCGACATGAGCCACTACGAGGCCGCCGCGATCGACGGCGCCGACTGGAAGCGCCGCCTGTGGCACGTGACGCTCCCCGGCATCCGCTCCGTCGTGCTGATGATGCTGATCCTGCGCCTCGGCGACATCCTCTCCGTCGGCTTCGAGCAGATGGTCCTGCAACGGGACGCCGTCGGCGCGGGAGCCGCCGAGGTGATCGACACCTACGTCTACTACCACGGCATCCGTGACGGCGACTGGGGCATGAGCACCGCGGCCGGCCTCATGAAGGGCGTCATCGGCGCGGCGCTGATCTACGCGGCGAACAAGCTGGCACACCGCTTCGGAGAGCAGGGGATCTATCGATGA
- a CDS encoding ROK family protein, translating to MRQVSGDASLLRRLNSAAILRIMRASEDATLTELARAARVSRPTAEGVVEDLLAEGWAEECAEEQGDRQRGRPARRFRFRASAAHVVGVSIGHSGVRATVSDLNGGLVSVRRRQLAPDTPAPDRLAATVELVWLAAADAEIAVADLVTVGVGTTGVVDGEGRVVKSIALPGWTGLHLQAELGARLPVPVVVENDMRLAVLAEHWRGAAQGRSNVVYLFTGNRIGMGLLIGGVPYRGSHAASGEIGRQPNDNWVAFRHVMDYAMAAEPGELRSSRQSAEFAIARARDGDERAGQAVRDFARGLAAGLIPVVNPLDPEMVVVGGSLSSAGDLLVDPIQELLDEYCLYPPKVTASGLGSECIMLGAVRLALNHADRLLFTPPA from the coding sequence ATGAGACAGGTGAGCGGTGACGCATCCCTCCTGAGGAGGCTCAACTCTGCCGCGATCCTGCGGATCATGCGGGCGTCGGAGGACGCCACGCTGACCGAGCTCGCCAGGGCCGCCCGCGTGTCCAGGCCGACCGCCGAGGGCGTCGTCGAGGATCTGCTGGCCGAGGGCTGGGCAGAGGAGTGCGCCGAGGAGCAGGGCGACCGCCAGCGCGGCAGGCCCGCCCGCCGCTTCAGGTTCCGCGCCTCCGCCGCGCACGTCGTCGGGGTCAGCATCGGCCATTCGGGCGTGCGGGCGACCGTCTCCGACCTCAACGGCGGGCTCGTGTCGGTGCGCAGGCGACAGCTCGCCCCCGACACCCCCGCACCCGACCGTCTCGCGGCCACCGTCGAGCTGGTCTGGCTCGCGGCGGCCGACGCCGAGATCGCCGTCGCCGACCTGGTCACGGTCGGCGTGGGCACCACGGGAGTGGTCGACGGCGAGGGACGGGTCGTCAAGAGCATCGCGCTGCCCGGCTGGACCGGCCTGCACCTGCAGGCGGAGCTGGGCGCCAGGCTCCCCGTCCCCGTGGTCGTCGAGAACGACATGCGCCTGGCGGTGCTGGCCGAGCACTGGCGGGGCGCGGCGCAGGGACGGAGCAACGTCGTCTACCTGTTCACCGGCAACAGGATCGGCATGGGCCTGCTCATCGGCGGCGTGCCGTACAGGGGGTCGCACGCGGCCTCGGGGGAGATCGGCAGGCAGCCCAACGACAACTGGGTGGCCTTCAGGCACGTCATGGACTACGCGATGGCGGCCGAGCCCGGCGAGCTGCGCTCCAGCAGGCAGAGCGCCGAGTTCGCGATCGCCAGGGCCAGGGACGGCGACGAGCGCGCCGGCCAGGCGGTCAGGGACTTCGCGCGGGGCCTGGCCGCGGGGCTGATCCCCGTGGTGAACCCGCTCGACCCCGAGATGGTGGTGGTCGGCGGCAGCCTCTCCTCCGCCGGTGACCTGCTCGTCGACCCGATCCAGGAACTGCTCGACGAGTACTGCCTCTACCCGCCCAAGGTCACGGCCTCGGGCCTCGGAAGCGAGTGCATCATGCTCGGCGCCGTACGGTTGGCGCTCAACCACGCCGACCGCCTGCTCTTTACACCACCTGCCTGA
- the tdh gene encoding L-threonine 3-dehydrogenase, with product MKALVKQKAEPGLWLVDVPEPVVGPGEVKIRVLRTGICGTDLHIRKYDDWAKSTLRLPLIVGHEFSGQVVEVAPGIEDIKVGDLVSGEGHIVCGRCRNCMAGRRHLCINTVGLGVNRDGAFAEYVTLPASNVWVHRIPVDPDIAAIFDPFGNAVHTALSFPMVGEDVLITGAGPIGLMAAAVATHVGARNVVITDVSPERLELAEKLGVSLALNVARSSITDGWKRLGMREGFDVGLEMSGHPQAMRDMIANMTHGGRIAMLGLPAEEFAIDWSTVVTSMITIKGIYGREMYETWYNMSVLLEKGLDLSPVITDRFSYRDFDAAFDTAASGRTGKVILDWSDAAPSA from the coding sequence ATGAAAGCGCTGGTCAAGCAGAAGGCCGAGCCCGGTCTGTGGCTCGTGGACGTGCCCGAGCCCGTCGTGGGCCCGGGCGAGGTCAAGATCCGGGTGCTGCGCACCGGCATCTGCGGCACCGACCTCCACATCAGGAAGTACGACGACTGGGCGAAGAGCACGCTGCGGCTGCCGCTCATCGTCGGGCACGAGTTCTCCGGCCAGGTGGTCGAGGTCGCGCCGGGCATCGAGGACATCAAGGTCGGCGACCTGGTCAGCGGCGAGGGCCACATCGTCTGCGGCAGGTGCCGCAACTGCATGGCGGGCCGCAGGCACCTGTGCATCAACACCGTGGGGCTCGGCGTCAACCGCGACGGCGCGTTCGCCGAGTACGTGACGCTTCCCGCCTCGAACGTCTGGGTGCACCGCATCCCCGTCGATCCCGACATCGCGGCGATCTTCGACCCGTTCGGCAACGCCGTGCACACCGCCCTGTCCTTCCCGATGGTCGGCGAGGACGTGCTGATCACCGGCGCCGGGCCGATCGGGCTGATGGCCGCGGCCGTCGCCACCCATGTGGGTGCCCGCAACGTCGTGATCACCGATGTCAGCCCCGAGCGGCTGGAGCTGGCCGAGAAGCTGGGCGTCAGCCTCGCGCTGAACGTCGCGCGCAGTTCCATCACCGACGGCTGGAAGCGGCTCGGCATGCGCGAGGGCTTCGACGTCGGCCTGGAGATGTCAGGGCACCCGCAGGCCATGCGCGACATGATCGCGAACATGACCCACGGCGGCAGGATCGCCATGCTGGGCCTGCCCGCCGAGGAGTTCGCCATCGACTGGTCCACGGTCGTCACCTCGATGATCACCATCAAGGGCATCTACGGCCGCGAGATGTACGAGACCTGGTACAACATGTCGGTCCTGCTGGAGAAGGGGCTAGACCTCTCTCCCGTGATCACCGACAGGTTCTCCTACCGCGACTTCGACGCCGCCTTCGACACGGCCGCCAGCGGCCGCACCGGCAAGGTCATCCTCGACTGGAGCGACGCCGCGCCCAGCGCCTGA
- a CDS encoding glycine C-acetyltransferase, whose protein sequence is MFGKTRDDLRATLDEIASAGLLKPERVITTPQSATVGVAGREVLNFCANNYLGLADHPEVVEAAKAALDRWGFGMASVRFICGTQEVHKELESRLSDFLGMEDTVLYSSCFDANGGVFETLLDAQDAVISDALNHASIIDGIRLSKARRLRYANRDMAELEARLKEASDARRKLIVTDGVFSMDGYVAPLREICDLADQYGAMVMVDDSHAVGFVGPTGRGTPELHGVTDRIDIITGTLGKALGGASGGYVSARKEICELLRQRSRPYLFSNSLAPVIASASLRILDLLETSSEARERLRENTRRFRTKMTEAGFDILPGDHPIAPVMIGDAGEAAAMAERLLDQGIYVIGFSYPVVPHGQARIRVQLSAAHSAEDVDRAVEAFVTARST, encoded by the coding sequence ATGTTCGGAAAGACGCGGGATGACCTGCGGGCCACGCTGGACGAGATCGCCTCGGCCGGGCTGCTCAAGCCCGAACGGGTCATCACCACCCCGCAGAGCGCCACGGTCGGCGTCGCGGGCCGCGAAGTACTGAACTTCTGCGCCAACAACTACCTCGGCCTCGCCGACCACCCCGAGGTCGTCGAGGCCGCCAAGGCGGCGCTCGACCGCTGGGGCTTCGGCATGGCCTCGGTGCGCTTCATCTGCGGCACCCAGGAGGTGCACAAGGAGCTGGAGTCGCGCCTTTCCGACTTCCTCGGCATGGAGGACACCGTCCTCTACAGCTCGTGCTTCGACGCCAACGGCGGCGTCTTCGAGACGCTGCTCGACGCGCAGGACGCGGTGATCTCCGACGCGCTCAACCACGCGAGCATCATCGACGGCATCAGGCTCTCCAAGGCCCGCCGCCTCCGCTACGCCAACCGCGACATGGCCGAGCTCGAGGCCAGGCTCAAGGAGGCGTCCGACGCGCGGCGCAAGCTGATCGTGACCGACGGCGTGTTCTCCATGGACGGCTACGTCGCACCGCTCAGGGAGATCTGCGACCTGGCCGACCAGTACGGCGCGATGGTCATGGTCGACGACTCCCACGCGGTCGGCTTCGTCGGCCCGACCGGGCGCGGCACCCCCGAACTGCACGGCGTGACCGACCGGATCGACATCATCACCGGCACGCTCGGCAAGGCCCTCGGCGGCGCCAGCGGCGGCTACGTGTCGGCCCGCAAGGAGATCTGCGAGCTGCTGCGCCAGCGCTCGCGCCCCTACCTCTTCTCCAACTCCCTCGCCCCGGTGATCGCCTCGGCGTCGCTGCGCATCCTCGACCTGCTGGAGACCTCGAGCGAGGCCCGCGAGCGGCTGCGCGAGAACACGCGGCGCTTCCGCACCAAGATGACCGAGGCGGGCTTCGACATCCTGCCGGGCGACCACCCGATCGCGCCGGTCATGATCGGTGACGCCGGGGAGGCCGCCGCCATGGCCGAACGCCTCCTCGACCAAGGCATCTACGTGATCGGCTTCTCCTACCCCGTGGTGCCGCACGGCCAGGCCCGCATCCGCGTCCAGCTCTCGGCCGCCCACTCGGCCGAGGACGTCGACCGCGCCGTCGAGGCGTTCGTCACGGCCCGATCGACCTGA
- a CDS encoding LysR family transcriptional regulator has protein sequence MIDTRRLRTLRAVADHGTVTAAAAALHLTPSAVSQQLGALEHEVGHRLFARDGRGIRLTAVGRIMLAHADEVLAQLERAEAEVAAYTTGSAGEVSVASFATAISAVLAPAVRELRVSAPALKIRVLDAEGDRGLTMLLDDEADLTIAVEYRGAPDDQRLTRIPLYAEPFDLLLPREHAPASTLAELAEDDWIGPYPGNPVHDVITFACEREGFTPGFAHSSDDFRAVVALVGAGAGVALVPRLALRDLDLSAVIVRQIPGPERRVFAAVRKGADQHPLLRPLLATLTASRPLG, from the coding sequence GTGATTGACACTCGCCGGCTGCGGACGCTGCGCGCGGTGGCGGACCACGGGACGGTGACCGCGGCGGCCGCCGCACTGCACCTGACCCCTTCGGCCGTCTCCCAGCAACTCGGCGCGCTGGAGCACGAGGTCGGGCACCGGCTGTTCGCCCGCGACGGCAGGGGCATCAGGCTCACCGCCGTGGGCCGCATCATGCTCGCGCACGCCGACGAGGTCCTCGCCCAGCTCGAACGCGCCGAAGCCGAGGTGGCCGCCTACACCACGGGCTCGGCGGGCGAGGTGTCGGTGGCCTCGTTCGCCACCGCGATCAGCGCGGTGCTCGCGCCTGCCGTCCGCGAGCTGCGGGTCAGCGCGCCCGCGCTGAAGATCAGGGTGCTCGACGCGGAGGGCGACCGCGGCCTCACCATGCTGCTCGACGACGAGGCGGACCTGACCATCGCCGTGGAGTACAGGGGCGCGCCCGACGACCAGCGCCTCACCCGCATCCCGCTCTACGCCGAGCCGTTCGACCTGCTGCTTCCCCGCGAGCACGCCCCCGCCTCGACGCTGGCGGAGCTGGCCGAGGACGACTGGATCGGCCCCTATCCCGGCAATCCCGTCCACGACGTGATCACGTTCGCCTGCGAGCGAGAGGGCTTCACGCCCGGCTTCGCGCACTCCTCCGACGACTTCCGCGCGGTCGTCGCCCTGGTGGGGGCGGGGGCGGGGGTGGCGCTCGTGCCCCGGCTGGCGCTGCGCGACCTCGACCTGTCCGCGGTGATCGTCCGGCAGATCCCCGGGCCCGAGCGGCGCGTCTTCGCCGCCGTCCGCAAGGGCGCCGACCAGCATCCCCTTCTCCGGCCGCTGCTCGCCACGCTCACGGCCAGCCGTCCGCTGGGCTGA
- a CDS encoding GTPase family protein, with protein MKLLRRKEGPSLDDRLTALLEAARLAEGRLAPELVAAAREVSERAGARRSLSVDHTVAALAGATGSGKSSLFNALTGADLAKVGVTRPTTSTAQAALWDGEGAGPLLTWLDVPYRHEVEGDLSGLVLLDLPDHDSIELTHRLEVDRLVELVDLLVWVVDPQKYADAALHERYLRPLSRHKEVMVVVLNQIDRLTASQAERCLADLRRLLGDDGLTGVPVLGASARTGSGLPELRGLLEERVSRRRSWGERLTADVATAAAHLAGASAAADPGGAPDDGRLTRALSEAAGVPLVVDAVAKAHTHRAVAATGWPMTRWMRRFRPDPLRRLGIDSGARGEIAGRTSVPPPSAVQKARMETAIRDVGEAAARDLPESWAAAVRQAARSHDDDLAGALDRVVATTSAGAARRPRWWAVVGGLQWMVFAAMVLGAVWLGVLFVLTYLRLPEPPLPTVVEVPWPTVLLIGGAVAGVLIALLSRLAAWAGGRRRARRVAKALRAGVAEVGGRLVLGPVSEELDRYRDFTKALDVARS; from the coding sequence GTGAAGCTGTTGCGGCGCAAGGAAGGGCCCTCGCTGGACGACAGGCTGACGGCGCTGCTCGAAGCGGCCCGGCTGGCCGAGGGCAGGCTCGCCCCCGAGCTCGTGGCGGCGGCCAGGGAGGTGTCCGAGCGGGCGGGCGCCCGCCGGAGCCTGTCGGTCGACCACACGGTGGCCGCGCTCGCCGGCGCGACGGGCAGCGGCAAGTCGTCCCTGTTCAACGCCCTGACCGGGGCCGATCTGGCCAAAGTGGGCGTCACCCGGCCGACCACCTCAACGGCCCAGGCCGCGCTCTGGGACGGCGAGGGCGCGGGGCCGCTCCTCACCTGGCTCGACGTGCCGTACCGCCACGAGGTGGAGGGCGACCTGTCCGGGCTGGTCCTGCTCGACCTGCCCGACCACGACTCGATCGAGCTGACCCACCGCCTGGAGGTGGACCGGCTGGTCGAGCTGGTCGACCTGCTGGTCTGGGTGGTGGATCCGCAGAAGTACGCCGACGCCGCGCTGCACGAGCGCTACCTGCGCCCGCTGTCGCGCCACAAGGAGGTGATGGTGGTCGTGCTCAACCAGATCGACCGCCTCACGGCGAGCCAGGCCGAACGCTGCCTCGCCGACCTGCGCCGCCTCCTGGGCGACGACGGCCTCACCGGCGTTCCCGTGCTGGGCGCCTCCGCCCGCACCGGGTCGGGCCTGCCCGAGCTGCGCGGCCTGCTGGAGGAGCGGGTCTCCCGGCGCCGGTCCTGGGGGGAGCGCCTGACCGCCGACGTCGCCACCGCCGCCGCCCACCTCGCGGGCGCGTCCGCGGCGGCCGACCCCGGGGGAGCGCCCGACGACGGGCGGCTGACGCGGGCACTGTCCGAGGCCGCCGGCGTGCCGCTGGTGGTGGACGCGGTCGCGAAGGCGCACACGCACCGGGCGGTGGCGGCGACGGGGTGGCCGATGACGAGGTGGATGCGCAGGTTCAGGCCCGATCCGCTGCGCAGGCTCGGCATCGACTCGGGGGCGCGCGGCGAGATCGCCGGACGGACCTCGGTGCCCCCGCCCTCCGCCGTGCAGAAGGCGCGGATGGAGACCGCGATCAGGGACGTCGGCGAGGCGGCCGCGCGCGACCTGCCCGAGTCGTGGGCGGCGGCCGTACGGCAGGCGGCCCGCTCCCACGACGACGACCTGGCGGGCGCGCTCGACAGGGTGGTGGCCACGACCTCGGCCGGCGCCGCGAGGCGGCCGAGGTGGTGGGCCGTGGTCGGCGGGCTGCAGTGGATGGTGTTCGCGGCGATGGTGCTCGGCGCGGTCTGGCTCGGGGTGCTGTTCGTCCTGACCTACCTGCGGCTGCCCGAGCCGCCGCTGCCCACGGTGGTGGAGGTGCCGTGGCCGACCGTGCTGCTGATCGGCGGCGCGGTCGCGGGAGTGCTGATCGCGCTGCTGTCACGGCTGGCCGCGTGGGCGGGCGGCCGGCGCAGGGCCAGGCGGGTGGCGAAGGCGCTGAGGGCTGGGGTGGCCGAGGTCGGCGGCCGGCTGGTGCTCGGGCCCGTGTCCGAGGAGCTCGACAGGTACCGCGACTTCACCAAGGCGCTGGACGTCGCCCGCTCCTGA
- a CDS encoding ABC transporter, whose amino-acid sequence MDLLEALRSLRRLLSADLFPLAIGDVEADRRALTELAGQLDDYLLPRLVTLDAPLLAVVGGSTGAGKSTLVNSLVGADVSEPGVLRPTTLAPTLAVSPDDTAWFMSLKVLPGLPRVTGSAGDPGTLRVVTVPTLAPGLALLDAPDIDSVVTANRTLATQLLAAADLWLFVTTAARYADEVPWSFLRSARERSAALAIILDRVPPDAVVPVSADLRRLLEENGLAGTPLFTVQEAVLLTENGRLPEGSVEPIISWLSGLAASSQARAEVVRQTLAGALDSLASRVPALAAAVERQREGADRLAEIVSAAYSGGMATFDEGMRDGSLLRGEVMARWQDFIGTGDLMRSLESRVGWLRDRVSALFTGRQAPQAKLRVALESGVAALIRGAADGAAERALEGWSAAPGGHDLLERAGAVKAAKLGRASSELDYDDVVRGWQAYVLDLVRAEGAARRTTARVASFGVNGAGLLLMLAVFASTGGLTGIEVGIAGGTSVLSQKVLEAIFGDQAVRTLTAKARDDLRARVKGLLDEEAARFTELLEGVSVPADTAPALLAAARAVRDHQHELPRAAPDPGVASHGASRASDAPGERAEGGPGDGVASQVEGE is encoded by the coding sequence ATGGACCTCCTCGAGGCGTTGCGGTCACTGCGGCGCCTGCTCTCCGCCGACCTGTTCCCGTTGGCCATCGGCGACGTGGAGGCCGACCGGCGGGCGCTGACGGAGTTGGCCGGCCAGCTCGACGACTACCTGCTGCCGCGGCTGGTCACGCTCGACGCACCGCTGCTCGCGGTCGTGGGCGGTTCCACCGGCGCGGGCAAGTCGACGCTGGTCAACTCCCTGGTGGGGGCGGACGTCTCCGAGCCGGGCGTGCTGCGGCCCACCACGCTGGCGCCGACGCTGGCGGTGAGCCCCGACGACACCGCCTGGTTCATGTCGCTGAAGGTCCTGCCTGGGCTGCCGCGCGTAACGGGCTCGGCGGGCGATCCGGGGACGCTCCGGGTGGTGACCGTGCCCACCCTGGCTCCCGGGCTCGCGCTCCTCGACGCCCCCGACATCGACTCGGTTGTGACCGCCAACAGGACCCTCGCCACGCAACTGCTGGCGGCGGCCGATCTGTGGTTGTTCGTCACCACCGCGGCCCGCTACGCCGACGAGGTGCCGTGGAGCTTCCTGCGCTCGGCCCGCGAGCGGAGCGCGGCGCTGGCGATCATCCTGGACCGGGTGCCGCCCGACGCCGTCGTCCCCGTCTCCGCCGACCTGAGACGGCTGCTGGAGGAGAACGGCCTGGCGGGCACGCCGCTGTTCACCGTGCAGGAGGCCGTGCTGCTGACCGAGAACGGCCGGCTCCCCGAGGGCTCGGTGGAGCCGATCATCTCGTGGCTGTCCGGTCTCGCCGCCTCCTCCCAGGCCCGCGCCGAGGTCGTGCGGCAGACGCTCGCCGGAGCGCTCGACAGCCTGGCGAGCAGGGTGCCCGCGCTGGCCGCGGCCGTCGAACGGCAGCGGGAGGGCGCCGACCGGCTGGCCGAGATAGTCTCCGCCGCCTACTCCGGCGGGATGGCCACCTTCGACGAGGGCATGCGCGACGGATCGCTGCTGCGCGGCGAGGTGATGGCCAGGTGGCAGGACTTCATCGGCACGGGCGATCTCATGCGGTCACTGGAGTCGCGCGTCGGCTGGCTGCGCGACAGGGTCTCCGCGCTGTTCACCGGACGGCAGGCGCCGCAGGCCAAGCTGAGGGTCGCGCTCGAGAGCGGGGTCGCCGCGCTGATCAGGGGAGCGGCCGACGGCGCGGCCGAGCGGGCGCTCGAAGGCTGGAGCGCCGCGCCGGGCGGTCACGACCTGCTGGAGCGGGCGGGCGCGGTGAAGGCCGCCAAACTCGGCAGGGCCTCGTCGGAGCTCGACTACGACGACGTGGTGCGGGGCTGGCAGGCCTACGTCCTCGACCTGGTCAGGGCGGAGGGGGCGGCGCGGCGCACCACGGCGCGGGTGGCCTCCTTCGGGGTCAACGGGGCGGGGCTGCTGCTGATGCTCGCGGTCTTCGCCTCCACGGGCGGGCTGACGGGCATCGAGGTCGGCATCGCGGGCGGGACCTCCGTCCTGTCGCAGAAGGTGCTGGAGGCGATCTTCGGCGACCAGGCCGTGCGGACGCTGACCGCCAAGGCCAGGGACGATCTGCGGGCCCGGGTGAAGGGGCTGCTCGACGAGGAGGCGGCCAGGTTCACCGAGCTGCTGGAAGGGGTTTCGGTGCCGGCTGACACGGCTCCCGCGCTGCTGGCGGCGGCGCGGGCGGTGCGCGACCACCAGCACGAGCTGCCCCGGGCGGCGCCGGACCCGGGTGTGGCGAGCCACGGCGCCTCAAGGGCCTCCGATGCTCCCGGCGAACGTGCCGAAGGCGGCCCAGGTGACGGTGTTGCGAGTCAGGTGGAGGGCGAGTGA